A portion of the Sabethes cyaneus chromosome 3, idSabCyanKW18_F2, whole genome shotgun sequence genome contains these proteins:
- the LOC128740704 gene encoding uncharacterized protein LOC128740704 translates to MSTVDTQVLVSVETDDATIVPVVSEQQSASFLQLAMTALRLSTTPSGDRNNNLRYRKQITLDEVSYHDTPNDCWIVLFDRVYDITSFLQLHPGGHDVLLENAGRDATIPFNGSGHSKAAFASLKMYEIGELPLKECIYRCPGKLTATHLPD, encoded by the exons ATGTCTACTGTGGACACACAGGTCCTCGTGAGCGTGGAAACGGATGACGCAACCATCGTCCCTGTTGTTAGCGAGCAGCAGAGCGCCAGCTTTCTGCAGTTAGCGATGACGGCACTCAGACTTAGTACGACCCCTAGCGGTGATCGAAACAACAACCTACGGTACAGAAAACAAATCACGCTGGACGAAGTGTCTTATCACGACACGCCTAACGACTGCTGGATTGTGCTGTTTGATCGGGTGTACGACATCACCAGTTTTCTGCAGTTG CACCCCGGTGGCCACGACGTACTGTTGGAAAATGCCGGTCGGGATGCAACGATCCCTTTCAACGGTAGTGGACATTCGAAGGCAGCATTCGCCTCGTTGAAAATGTACGAAATTGGAGAGCTACCGCTGAAGGAATGCATTTACCGATGCCCTGGTAAACTGACCGCAACCCATCTTCCTGATTGA